A stretch of DNA from Cyanobacteriota bacterium:
CCCGATGGTATTCGGTTTGAAATTCATGAAGCCCTTGATCGGCTCTACACCCAAGGCTATCGCGCTACTAAAGTTATTATTGCCCGTCGCTACCGAGAGTTAGTAAGTGCCTATCTGGAACGTAATACACCTTGGCGTGCCCAAAGTGAATCGTCAAGTTTACGGCTATATGGCTTGCCTGTTGAATTTAGTGCCGAATCTGATACTGATGTCCGTTGGGATGTGATTAACTTTGACATTGACAAAGAACCTGGAACACCTGTGCGATATCCCTATTTTCGACTATTTGAGTAGACTTTTTAGGTAGCCCTTAGACTGCGGATTTTAGCTAGGTAGCTGCATTAAAAATTTGAGCAATGCTGTTGAACGAGGGGTCAGCAGAGTGCGGCGATAGGCATCGGCTGCTTTACGAATGGCCTCAGCTTGAGTGGGGTAGGGGTGGATAACACTAGAGATTTTTCCTAACCCTAGGTCATGCACCATGGCAAAGGTGATTTCGTTAATCATATTCCCAGCATGGCTAGCCACGATCGTAGCACCCAATATTTTGTCAGTGCCCTTGCGTACATGGATTTTGGCAAACCCTGCAGTTTCATCATCACATACAGCCCGATCAAGGCTGTCAAAAGGAATCTTGAAGGTTTGAACAGAAATCCCTCTGACCTGAGCTTGAGTTTCTGACAGTCCCACATGGGCAATTTCCGGATCCGTGTAGGTCACCCATGGCATGACAATGTTACTGAGGCGGTAGCGTCCCCAACGAAAGGGAGAAAATAGGGCATTTTTGATAACGATACGAGCAGCAGCATCGGCAGCATGGGTAAACTTCCAGTCCATACAACAATCGCCAGCAGCGTAAATGTGGGGATTGCTGGTTTGCAGATAATCATTCACCCAAATACCTCGCTGCGCGGTGTAGTCTACACCAGCAGCTTCTAGGTTCAGGTCTTCTATGTTGGGGGCGCGGCCTACTGACACCAGCACTTGATCCACTACGGTGCTGGTCACTTGGCCTGCTGCTTCATAGTGGAGGGTGATGGCATGGTGACTGCGCTCAACCCGATGAAACCGACCACTTAGCACTAACTTGATGCCATCTTTGCAGAACTGTTGCTGCACAATTTCAGCAGCATCGGCATCTTCTCGGTCTAGGATATGACCGTGCTTATGAAACAAGGTGACCTCGCAGCCTAAGCGTCGGAAGGCTTGGGCCATTTCGCACCCGATCGGCCCCGCCCCAATTACGGCTAGTCGCCCTGGACGCTCTGTGAGATTAAACACAGTTTCGTTGGTTAGGTAGTTAATATCAGCTAAGCCTGGGATTTTAGGGTCAGCAGGGCGCGCTCCAGTGGCAATCACTGCTTTCCGAAACCGCAGTGTTTGGTCACTCACCTGCACAGCATTGCGATTAATGAATTGTCCTGTTCCTAAAAACACATCTACACCCAGTTTGTGCTGAAAGCGCTGTACTGAGTCGTGATGACTAATGCTTGACCGCAGACGACGCATCCGGGCCATGACTGCTGGAAAATCCACTCTAGCATCGTGGACATGAATCCCATAGTCCCTAGCACGATTAATGTATCCCATCACCCGTGCTGAACTAATCACACACTTGGAGGGTATACATCCCACATTTAAGCAATCGCCACCCATCAGATGCTTTTCTACCAGGGCAACCTTTGCTCCCAAACCAGCCGCACCCGCAGCCGCCACTAGACCAGCAGGGCCAGCTCCAATCACTACTAAGTCATAGCGATCGACTGGTGTTGGGTTAATCCAAGTTGCTGGATGCAGATGCTCGACCAGGC
This window harbors:
- a CDS encoding TIGR02652 family protein, producing MSLGLQYPIFGPEIQCPHCRQTIPALTLTDTYLCQRHGAFEADPKTGELVHLQSGRHWRLWNDEWYRQHTHPDGIRFEIHEALDRLYTQGYRATKVIIARRYRELVSAYLERNTPWRAQSESSSLRLYGLPVEFSAESDTDVRWDVINFDIDKEPGTPVRYPYFRLFE
- a CDS encoding mercuric reductase, producing the protein MMPAQEINIPPMDDYNQRLVEHLHPATWINPTPVDRYDLVVIGAGPAGLVAAAGAAGLGAKVALVEKHLMGGDCLNVGCIPSKCVISSARVMGYINRARDYGIHVHDARVDFPAVMARMRRLRSSISHHDSVQRFQHKLGVDVFLGTGQFINRNAVQVSDQTLRFRKAVIATGARPADPKIPGLADINYLTNETVFNLTERPGRLAVIGAGPIGCEMAQAFRRLGCEVTLFHKHGHILDREDADAAEIVQQQFCKDGIKLVLSGRFHRVERSHHAITLHYEAAGQVTSTVVDQVLVSVGRAPNIEDLNLEAAGVDYTAQRGIWVNDYLQTSNPHIYAAGDCCMDWKFTHAADAAARIVIKNALFSPFRWGRYRLSNIVMPWVTYTDPEIAHVGLSETQAQVRGISVQTFKIPFDSLDRAVCDDETAGFAKIHVRKGTDKILGATIVASHAGNMINEITFAMVHDLGLGKISSVIHPYPTQAEAIRKAADAYRRTLLTPRSTALLKFLMQLPS